A stretch of DNA from Ricinus communis isolate WT05 ecotype wild-type chromosome 4, ASM1957865v1, whole genome shotgun sequence:
tgagttattttctaataactATTACGGtgaaataacttttttttttaatataattttgaagaatgttcaatctttcatttattttgaaacaaGGGTACATcccaatataaatattctattttatttaaaataaaatcaagaaatatATGAACACAAAACTCACTTAAATATGGATGGTTATCACTAATATTTTCTCATCATGTTGATAGAACATTGACAACTTACTTTTTGCGGAAATACATTCagttaagtaattattttaaatttaattattttatttttaaacaaaagcatttattataatctttttatttataattcaagaataaaaaacttttataaatCTCACAAAGAAAGAAgctaaacaaaagaaaaatcagagAAACGTACCtaaacatttatatttattgaataaaaagaaaatgtaaaagaGGGAACCATTTTCACTTATTAAGAaacaagagagagagagagagagagagagagagagagagagagaggataGAGAGCCATTGTTGGGACACCAAATATAAGATGATTCTTGTTgatctttttaattcttaactAACAAAAGGGATTTTAAGGGACcataaaatcatttaaaatctccaaaatttatattctaatcACTCTGTTATTGTTGTCGGTCCAACCTCAACCTAAATATTTAAGATGATTAAAACATCCAATCCAAAAGATTCAAATTGAAACACCTGAACATTAAAtatggtttatttttttgttaaatttctTTGCATACCATTCTTGATCTTTAGCAATGGCTGGCTAATTGTTTGAAATATCTTTATTTGCATCATACCATGTAATAATGTAAGATAATCATGaccaaaaataattgataatgGTTCTTAATCAATTATGTTAATGATATTATGATTAAGATAACATTTCAGTTTCTTGGTTGAATTTATTTGGCCACAAATTATTAAGAACCCAATGACTCTAGCAATCAATCCACCATAAGCAAAAGTCCTActtaaaattcaaaacaaTACAATATGCTAATTAATAACTATGTTTAGACCCTTTGGCTATACAACTCTGAATTACTCAAATCTACAATTGAAGAGAGAGATTCACTTCACTCTCTTTGCTAGAGCAACCTGCAGCAGTATCCTTGGATGATGtgtgtataaattaatatttttttttaaatctcgGGTTTAAAAAGAAGCAGATTTATATGCAGGTGTGAGCTGATCTGTTACAACAAGTAAGCATGGCAGAATGATAATTaagaaacataaatattaGCTGCCAGCCTCCAAGATGCTATTGAGTGAGGGTTGCCATGTTCTTGATCTGACTGTGTTACTGGCAGAGTTGGTAGCTGATGCTGTTCTTGGtctatttctttcatttttgctCACCTGAAAAATTTATCTCAAAGAGTTAGTTTTTATGGCATATTAACACAATTTGCACATGTACCTTAAacaacatataaacatatgatttttgttattaaaaatatttatatattaatatatcttaCAGCTAGTCTACCCAATATTTGAGGGAACTTTTCTTATACATTAATGgaatatcaaaaatttccaaaacacATATATATGCGATGATTGTAAAAATGGAAATTAACCTGATAATTCTTCTCAAGTTCAGATCTTTTTACTTCTAAAACCAGCCCTGGAACCTGATTAATCTCCCTAATCCTCTCAGGCTTCTGTGATGATTCTGAGTACTGCAGGTTTTTCTTGTGCTTCGCTTGTTTCTTTGCCCACAACCCTTTCATAACCTCTGAAAAGAGAAACCCCACAAAGCATGTCAAACTTCAAATCATTAAACAAATTACATATCCAAAGAAAAGATAACATAAAGACTTTATAACAAGCAACAACAAACCTTCACTCTTGATTAGTCTATAAACATGGCCAAGAACAAGGGTATCAGTAGGCCTGAGCAGCTTGATTCTTGTTATCCGAAGAGAGGAGTTGTTGTTGgtgatggtggtggtggtcGTGGTGGTGGAGGCGCCGCTACTGGTGGTGACGGCGTTTGGGGTGGCTTTGTTAGGACATTGAGCGTTATTATTAGCAGGATACAAGGTGGTGGAAAGCAGAAGAGCAACATAGTGACCAGGATTTGTTTTCATAAGCTCACCAGCATTTACAGGCCAATACAACTTGTCTACTTTACCACATGGGTACTGTATCACTAGAGTTGCTGCATCTACAGCTTGACAATTTCCCATTTTTCTTGCCcttcttttctcttgtttTTCTGTTAAAGAACTTGTATATATAGAAGAGGAgaagccaaaaaaaaaaaataaacaaagaaagaaaagataaatgagAAAGGTAGGAGGAGGAGGAAGGTTGAAGTAGCAGCAGCGCCTTTATAGCCAACACCaaccctttctttctctcaaaAGTGGTAAATAAATTTGCTTATGTTTTAGCATTTAGACCATAGGTTTTAGTCTGACTCTATGGTCCAAAAACATTATGGTAAATAAAAGGGCAAATTAGTAAGTTTGGCGTTGAGAGAGGCATTTGAAATAACATGATAGTAGTAATGATGTGTTGAGTGGTGATTGGTTAGGGGTTGAAGAGACAAAGAAAGTTGGACCACATGTGATTTTCAACCTTAAAAGACAGAAGGGATGCGTTATATTGAGTTCGGGGTTTGGTCCACCAATACCATTTGTATTGtattatatagtaataatCCACGGTTACATCAgattctcttctctttttcttttcttttcctttccttttgtATCAGAAAAGGCAAATCCAGAAAGTTAGAAAACACAAACACTAAGCACTGGTCACCACTGAAGAAATTAGATTGCTATATCCTTCTCAATTTTCTTGCACtccatttatttctttctctgtTTCAATGACAAAAGTCATCCATTTTCATTGTAAAAAGCTTGCCAATTCTGCTTATACACGGGGATATTCTTTTTAGGTgccatctatatatatatatatatatatatatatatatatatatatatatatattatgtaacAGTCTACCTGCCACTTCCATATCTTATATATCTTTTTGATAtgcatatgaaatttaaaaattcaagtttGTACCTCTTTTGGCTGCTCCGAAATTTACagcatataaaataattacaaaacaaaaatatacatttatttaacGTTTAGATGAAACACCCAATAACTTTATGCAAGGAAATGCAGAATTGGCATATGTGGTGCAGAGTATTCTTATCCGAATCTGAAGAGATAGGGTAgtaatatcaatataataaataccATATACAAGTTGTCACAGTCTTTAGACtattcttattttctcttacaaggtaaaaacaaaaataagaaaagaaaaaaggatcactagaagaaattatatataagtagGTAACCCACGAAAGGAAAACATTAATTATCGATCTTTCTTGGAATGTTTGTGATATTTGATTCTGACATCATCAAG
This window harbors:
- the LOC8258109 gene encoding uncharacterized protein LOC8258109 is translated as MGNCQAVDAATLVIQYPCGKVDKLYWPVNAGELMKTNPGHYVALLLSTTLYPANNNAQCPNKATPNAVTTSSGASTTTTTTTITNNNSSLRITRIKLLRPTDTLVLGHVYRLIKSEEVMKGLWAKKQAKHKKNLQYSESSQKPERIREINQVPGLVLEVKRSELEKNYQVSKNERNRPRTASATNSASNTVRSRTWQPSLNSILEAGS